Genomic segment of Catenibacterium mitsuokai:
TTAATAAAAGAGGGGAATTAATGAATACAGTACTCTATATGATTGGTTTGATGGTTAATGTTTTATCTATTAAGACTGTTCATGATGAAAGAAATAAATGGTTACATCGTTATGGTGGAAGAGAACTGTATGATTACTTTGATCCTGAGGGAATGACATTCACTATGCCACGTTCCTTTTATATATGTATGGGTGCTTCTATTGTGAGTGGTTTATTGTGTCCTTACTTAGGGACTATTGGTTTCTGGACACTACTCTATATTCCAATCATTATGTTCTCACGTATGAATCTCAAGATATATAAGAATATGTATATTAAGTTATCTCATAATAGAGGAACAGAGAATGAATATGAAAGACTTAAGCATGTTGTACCAGGAGGAATCTACACACACTATTGTTTATGGTTTACTTATATGATTGCCTTTATGGTGATAGGTATTAAATTCTTATGTTATTCACAGAAGATATTTGTATTATCTTTCTTGCCGACATTAAAAGATATTTATGCATTCTATCCATTTATTGTGTCAATCATTGGTGATTTTATCTGTGCATTTATACTTATCTACAACTTAAAACAAAGAAATTAGGACTAGGGTTGCCCCTAGTCCTTTTAAGCGTTCATCTCTTCTGAAAGTTCTTCCCATTCCGTCATGAGTTCTTCTAATTGATTGTTTAAGTCTTCTAGTTCAGCAGTGATTTCATTATACTTCTGATAATCATTCATCACTTCATCACTATGGAGTTCTTCTTCCTTCGCACTGATCTTCTCTTCAAAGTCAGAAATATCATTTTCTATCTTCTTTAATCTATTCTTCTTTTTCTTATCAATAGTATTTTGAACCTTTACCGCTGTTTCTTTCACAACTTCTTCTACTTTACGATGTTCAAGATAATAAGCATAGTTACCACCAAATATTTCATCGCCATGAGGATTCATTTCCACAATCTTAGTAGCGAGCTTATTAATAAAATAGCGGTCATGAGAAATGAAAAGAATAGTACCAGGGAAATCTAATAATGCATCTTCTAGTACTTCCTTAGACTGAATATCTAAGTGGTTTGTTGGTTCATCGAGAATCAAGAAGTTAGCTTTATTAAGTAATAACTTGATTAAGACAATACGTCCTTTTTCACCACCGGATAAAACATCAATTGTTTTAAATACATCTTCACCTTTGAATAAGAATGCAGCACAGATATTTCTGATTTCTGTATTATTCATATCAGGATAAGCATCATGTATTTCATCAAAGATTGTCTTTTCAGGAGATAAAGAAGTCTGTTCCTGATCATAATAACCAATCATCACCTTAGAACCTAAACGAATACGTCCATGTACAGGTAAATAGTCTTTAAGAATCAAATGGAACATTGTTGTTTTACCTACACCATTAGGACCAAGTAAAGCAACTCTTTCACCTTTCTTCACTTCAAAAGACACAGAATCGAACAATGGCTTATCAAAAGCCATAGCGACATCATCTACTTTTAAAACATCATAACCACTCTCTACTTCAGGCTCAAATGCAAAACGGATACTAGAAGGAAGACTTTCAGGTCTTTCTACTTTCTCCATACGTTCAAGTGCTTTCTCTTTAGATTCAGCACGTTTTATCTGTTTTTCACGGTTATAAGATTTTAAACGATCAATAGACTCCTGCATACGTTTAATATCTTTCTGGTTATTTAAATAATGTTTTAATTCTACATCACGATCATGCTTCTTGACTTCAGCATATTTAGAGTAGTTACATTTATAAATCTTACTCTTACCATTCTCTATTTCCATAATAGAAGTAGACACCTGATCAATAAAATAACGGTCATGAGATACCACAATTACAGCTTTATTATATTGTTTTAAATAGTTTTCCAACCATTCAATAGAATTTACATCAAGATGGTTAGTCGGTTCATCAAGTAATAATAAATCAGGAGAACGTAATAACAACTGACCTAACGCAATTCTTGTCTTCTGTCCACCAGATAAAATACCAATTGGTTTATACCACATATCCTCATCAAAACCTAAACCATTCAAAACACCTTTGACTTGTGACTCCATGGCATAACCGCCTTCATCCTGGAATTTAGATAATAAAGAATCATATTGATTCATAATTGTATCTAAATCATTTGTCACAGCCATTTCCTGTTCCAATTCACGAATACGTTTCTCTATTTTCTTTAAATCTTCAAAAGGTTCTTCCAATGTTTCATAAATACTCTTATTAAGATCAAACTTATGTTCCTGATTCAATGTACCAATACGAATATTCTTCGCAATAGTCATCATACCGTCATCATAAGCCTCTTCATTTAAAAGAATTCTAAGCAATGTACTCTTACCAGCACCATTAACACCTATGATGGCAAGCTTATCATGCTCTTCTATATGGAAAGTTATATTTTTTAGGACTTCTTTTCCTGAATAAGATTTAGTAAGTCCTGAACAAGATAATATCATTTTTTCATCACCCAATGTATTGTACCAATTTAACGAAATAAATACAAATTATCTTTGTTTTTTATATTGCACATAGAATAGTATATGTGTATAATTGTATACAATGATAAACAAGGGGGAGAAGATTATATGAATCTAGCGTATAAAATCTTGAATGCACATCTTAAAGAAGGAGAATTAGTTCCAGGAACATCTATTTGTATCGGAATTGACCAGACTTTAACACAGGATTCTACAGGTACAATGGCTTATCTTCAGTTAGAAGCAATGAATGTAGGTCATGTTGCAGTAGAAAAAGCCGTGGCTTATATTGACCATAACATGCTTCAGACTGGTTTTGAAAACATGGATGACCATGAATTTATTAAATCAGTTGCAAGAAAACATGGTATCACATTCTCTAAACCAGGTAATGGTGTCTGTCATCAGTTACAGCTTGAAAATTTTTCACATCCAGGTAAGACGCTTATTGGTTCAGATTCTCATACACCAACATGTGGTGCAATGGGTATGATTGCGATTGGTGCAGGAGGACTTGATGTAGCTGTTGCCATGGCAACAGGTAAGTACTATGTTCAGTGTCCATCAGTTTTACAGGTTAAACTAACAGGACGTAAAGCACCTTGGGTATCTGCAAAAGATGTTATCTTAAAAATTCTACAGGAATTATCTGTAAAAGGTGGGGTTAATAAGATTGTTGAATATACAGGTGAAGGTTTAAGTGATCTTTCATTAACTGACCGTGCGACTATTTGTAACATGGGTGCAGAACTAGGTGCGACTACTTCAGTATTCCCAACAGATGAAAATACTTTAGCTTACTTAAAACAGCAGGGTAGAGAAGATGAATATGTTGAAATGAAAGCGGATGATGATGCAACATATGATGAAACTATTGAAATCGATATGTCTACATTAGTTCCTATGGTTGCTCAGCCTCATTCACCAGATAATGTAGTAGATGTAAAAGAATTAGAAGGTATGAAGATCAATCAGGTAGTCATTGGTTCTTGTACAAACTCATCTTTACCAGATATGATGCGTGCAGCAAAGATCTTAAAAGGTCGTAAAGTGGCTGAAGATGTTTCTTTAGTTATCGCGCCAGGTTCATCTTCTATTCTTTCTATGCTTGCACAAAATGGTGCTCTTGCAGATATGATTCATGCAGGTGCAAGAATTCTTGAATGTGGATGTGGTCCTTGTATCGGTATGGGACAGGCTCCATTATCAAAAGGTGTATCTTTAAGAACAATCAACCGTAACTTTAAAGGACGTTCTGGTACAAATGATGCAAGTGTATATCTTGTATCTCCAGAAGTTGCTGCATTGTCTGCAGTCAAAGGTTATTTATCACAGGAATTTGAAGATGATATGGTATTAGAAGAAGTACCAGATACACCATTTGTGAAGAATCCTAACTTCTTTATTAGTGAATATATCCCTGATAATGAAATCTATATGGGACCTAATATCAAACCAGTTCCTAGAGGAGATAAGTTAACAGATACAGTAAGCGGTAAAGTTGTATTAAAAGTAGGAGACAATATTTCTACAGACCATATCGTACCTTCTGATTCTAAATTACTTCCATTCCGTTCTAATGTCCCTCATTTAGCTAAGTTCTCATTCTCTAAGGTAGATCCTGAATTCTATAATAGAGCCGTTAAAAACAATGGTGGTTTCATTGTAGGTGGAGATAACTATGGACAGGGTTCATCAAGAGAACATGCTGCATTAGTACCTAACTACTTAAAGATCAAAGCTATCTTTGCCATTTCATTTGCGAGAATTCATCGTTCTAACTTAATCAACAATGGTATTCTTCCACTTGTTATTGATGCGAAAGATTACGATTTCTTCAATGATCAGGATGATTACGAATTAAGTGATTTATTAACATCTGTAGAAGAAGGTAAAGACATTGTAGTGACTAATAAGAATACAACTGAAACTATTACAGCACATCTATCATTATCAGCACGTGAAAAAGTCATGATTCAGTATGGTGGATTATTAAATGCAATTAAAGAACTAGGAGGAGATTTCTAATGAAAGCAGTACTTATTCCAGGTGATGGTATTGGACCAGAGATTTCAGCAAGTGTTGAATCTATCACAAAAGCAATGAACCTAGATATTGAATGGGTTAAATATAGAGCAGGTGCAGAATATGCGAAAGAAACAGGTGAAGTATGGGAATCCGGTCTTGTAGATGCAATTGAAGAATATAAATGGGCATTAAAAGGTCCTACAGCAACTCCAATTGGAACAGGTTTTAGAAGTGTGAATGTCGCATTAAGACAGAAATTTTCTACTTATGCCAATGTACGTCCTTTACGTAACTTCAAGGGTATTGATTCTAAATATGAAAATATTGACTTAGTCATCATTAGAGAAAATACGGAAGATTTATATAAAGGTATTGAATATATGCTCACTGATGATATTGCGAATGGTGTTAAGTTAATCACTAGAGAAGCTTCTACACGTATTTGTCGTTATGCATTTGAATATGCACGTACAAATAACAGAAAAAAAGTGACAGCCATCCATAAAGCCAATATAATGAAATATACAGATGGTCTTTTCCTTGATTGTTATAGAGAAGTGGCAAAAGACTATCCAGAAATAGAAACACAGGAAGTTATTATTGATAATATGTGTATGCAGCTTGTACAGCGTCCAGAAACATTTGATGTCCTTGTTGCACCAAACTTATATGGGGATATTGTTTCTGACTTATGTGCAGGTCTTGTAGGTGGTCTTGGTATTGCACCATCAGGTAATATTGGTGACGACTACCGTATTTATGAAGCTGTTCATGGCAGTGCACCTGATATTGCAGGTAAAGGTATTGCGAACCCAAGTTCTTTAATTCTTGCATTCGCAATGATGCTTGAAGCATTAAATAAACAGAAAGAAGCACAATCTTTAAGAGAAGCCTTAGCAGCAGTCGTAGAAGAAGGTAAGTTTACAACACCTGATATTGGTGGACAGGCAACTACAAAAGAGTTTACAGACGCAATTATCGATAAATTATAAGAGGAGGGACAAAGAATGCCATCTCATAGCATTTTTGAATCAACTTCCCATGGATCATTGGGCTCTAAAATATTTATCTTATTACGTGATCGTATTCTTAATGAAAGTTATAAATGCGGTGATAAATTAAATGAATTAACACTTGCGAAAGAGTTGAAGATTTCTCGTACACCTATTAGAGAAGCATTAAAACAGCTAGAATTAGAAGGTTTAGTAGAAAGTATTCCTAATAAAGGTGTTTATGTCAAAGGTTTTTCACCTCGTGATATTGATGATATGTTTGAAATACGTCTTTCTCTAGAAGGATTAGCTGTTTCATTCGCAATTGATCGTATGGATGAAGTGCATCTTGCTAAAATTAAAGAAGTATTTGAATTGCTAGAATTCTATACTACAAAGAGTGACTTTGATAAAGTGAATGATTTTAATATTCTATTCCATGAATCTATTTATCAGGCAACACAGTCTACCTATTTTGAACAGATTCTTAAGGATATTCATTACTATGTCTCTGTGACATCAAGACATTCTATTGCGCGTCCTGAACGTTTAGAATCATCACTTGCAGAACATCGTGCTATTCTAGAAGCCATCATTGATGGAGACAAAGATGAAGCAACAGAACGTATTCAAAGACATATTCGTAAAACACAGATGCTTGTAAGAAAATATTATGCAACAAGAAAGTAGGGTCAACCTACTTTTTTTGTTGTAGAATGATATCAGGAGGGTATTTATGCTTACACCAAAACATTTGATTAAAAAAGAAAAGAATGACTATCGCTTGATTGCGATATCAGATATACATGGTCATTTAGACCGCTTTAAAGAATTACTAAGAAAAGTGAATTATGATCCTGTAGAGGATTATTTGGTGATTATTGGTGACTTTGTAGAAAAAGGAGACCAGGTATTAGAAACAATACACTTTATTATGAATCTTTCACGTTTTCCCAAGTGTTATGTTTTGATGGGTAATTGTGAATGGGCGATGAATGCATTACTTACTATTCCAGAAATTGCAGGAGAAATTCCTAAGTATTTAAAGAGAAATAGTAAGAACGGTATTATTAGAGATATTTATAATCATGAACATTTTAGTGATGGACATGAAACACCTTTAGGTATGCAGAAGATCATGGCTGGAAAGCTTAAACAAGAATTAAAGTTCATGTCTCATTTACCCACTACATTATTATTTAATGACTATTTATTTGTCCATGCAGGTGTAGAACCAAGAGATAATTATAAGGAGTGTGGTTTATCATCTTACCTCGAACTCCAACATTTTTATGAATTAGGACATTCATTAAAGTATACAGTTGTTGTAGGACATCTTCCTACATCCAATTATTTCCCTCGTTCTATTCATAATGACATTATTATAGATGAAGAAAAGAAGATCATCTGTATTGATGGAGGAACAGGTGTGAAACCTATCTCACAATTAAATGCGCTTATTATTCATAGTTATAAGGGGGAAGTGACATATCAAACAGAATGTGTACAGCCATTTCCTGTAGGCGTATTAAATAAAGATCTTTATGGTAATGGTGAAGTAGACCATAAGATAGCTTTTCCTGATTATGAAGTGAAGATCATGAAGAAAGGAAAAGAGTTTAGTCAATGTTATAGAGTGAGTGATCATGTAATGATCTCTATTAAGAATGAATTCTTATATGAAAGAAATCATCATCTCTATTGTTTAGATGATTATACAGATCATTGGTTTATAGGTGAAAAAGGAACAGAAGTCAAGATTGCAGGTGTCTATGGACATTATGTTTATGTCATCTGTGGTGCACAGGTAGGTTGGGTCAATGAAGAAGACATCGATTATTAAGATAGTATGTGTGATAGCTGTGTTATTAAGCATCATCACTTATCAGACGTTCTTTTCTTATAAGAAACTTGATCCTCATATTGTATTAGTCAAAGAGAGTACGTCATTTTTACATCAAACACTTACAATGGGACAGCCTTTGGTTGTAGAAGGACAAAGAGGCTCTCAATATTATGGCTATTTATATGTGAATGGAAAGAAGAAGGAAGGCTATATTTCAAGTAAAAAGGTACAACCTTATACATTTGATGAATCTTTTGAAAAAGAACTCACATCATTCCCTGATAGTTATAAACAACCGTTACGCTTCTTACATGCACTTTATCCAGAGTGGCGCTATGTGCCTCTTAATACTTCTTTAGACTTTAATGACACGGCTTCTATTTTCCAAAGTAAGTCATTGATAGATACAAATGCTTCTTCAATGATCGCTTCTCCTGATATTATAGAAGGACAGACATGGTGTCGTGTTTCTTTTAATGCAGCCCGTTATTTTTTGGATTCACGCAATGGTTTGG
This window contains:
- the abc-f gene encoding ribosomal protection-like ABC-F family protein, whose translation is MILSCSGLTKSYSGKEVLKNITFHIEEHDKLAIIGVNGAGKSTLLRILLNEEAYDDGMMTIAKNIRIGTLNQEHKFDLNKSIYETLEEPFEDLKKIEKRIRELEQEMAVTNDLDTIMNQYDSLLSKFQDEGGYAMESQVKGVLNGLGFDEDMWYKPIGILSGGQKTRIALGQLLLRSPDLLLLDEPTNHLDVNSIEWLENYLKQYNKAVIVVSHDRYFIDQVSTSIMEIENGKSKIYKCNYSKYAEVKKHDRDVELKHYLNNQKDIKRMQESIDRLKSYNREKQIKRAESKEKALERMEKVERPESLPSSIRFAFEPEVESGYDVLKVDDVAMAFDKPLFDSVSFEVKKGERVALLGPNGVGKTTMFHLILKDYLPVHGRIRLGSKVMIGYYDQEQTSLSPEKTIFDEIHDAYPDMNNTEIRNICAAFLFKGEDVFKTIDVLSGGEKGRIVLIKLLLNKANFLILDEPTNHLDIQSKEVLEDALLDFPGTILFISHDRYFINKLATKIVEMNPHGDEIFGGNYAYYLEHRKVEEVVKETAVKVQNTIDKKKKNRLKKIENDISDFEEKISAKEEELHSDEVMNDYQKYNEITAELEDLNNQLEELMTEWEELSEEMNA
- a CDS encoding aconitate hydratase — translated: MNLAYKILNAHLKEGELVPGTSICIGIDQTLTQDSTGTMAYLQLEAMNVGHVAVEKAVAYIDHNMLQTGFENMDDHEFIKSVARKHGITFSKPGNGVCHQLQLENFSHPGKTLIGSDSHTPTCGAMGMIAIGAGGLDVAVAMATGKYYVQCPSVLQVKLTGRKAPWVSAKDVILKILQELSVKGGVNKIVEYTGEGLSDLSLTDRATICNMGAELGATTSVFPTDENTLAYLKQQGREDEYVEMKADDDATYDETIEIDMSTLVPMVAQPHSPDNVVDVKELEGMKINQVVIGSCTNSSLPDMMRAAKILKGRKVAEDVSLVIAPGSSSILSMLAQNGALADMIHAGARILECGCGPCIGMGQAPLSKGVSLRTINRNFKGRSGTNDASVYLVSPEVAALSAVKGYLSQEFEDDMVLEEVPDTPFVKNPNFFISEYIPDNEIYMGPNIKPVPRGDKLTDTVSGKVVLKVGDNISTDHIVPSDSKLLPFRSNVPHLAKFSFSKVDPEFYNRAVKNNGGFIVGGDNYGQGSSREHAALVPNYLKIKAIFAISFARIHRSNLINNGILPLVIDAKDYDFFNDQDDYELSDLLTSVEEGKDIVVTNKNTTETITAHLSLSAREKVMIQYGGLLNAIKELGGDF
- a CDS encoding isocitrate/isopropylmalate dehydrogenase family protein; the encoded protein is MKAVLIPGDGIGPEISASVESITKAMNLDIEWVKYRAGAEYAKETGEVWESGLVDAIEEYKWALKGPTATPIGTGFRSVNVALRQKFSTYANVRPLRNFKGIDSKYENIDLVIIRENTEDLYKGIEYMLTDDIANGVKLITREASTRICRYAFEYARTNNRKKVTAIHKANIMKYTDGLFLDCYREVAKDYPEIETQEVIIDNMCMQLVQRPETFDVLVAPNLYGDIVSDLCAGLVGGLGIAPSGNIGDDYRIYEAVHGSAPDIAGKGIANPSSLILAFAMMLEALNKQKEAQSLREALAAVVEEGKFTTPDIGGQATTKEFTDAIIDKL
- a CDS encoding GntR family transcriptional regulator, with the translated sequence MPSHSIFESTSHGSLGSKIFILLRDRILNESYKCGDKLNELTLAKELKISRTPIREALKQLELEGLVESIPNKGVYVKGFSPRDIDDMFEIRLSLEGLAVSFAIDRMDEVHLAKIKEVFELLEFYTTKSDFDKVNDFNILFHESIYQATQSTYFEQILKDIHYYVSVTSRHSIARPERLESSLAEHRAILEAIIDGDKDEATERIQRHIRKTQMLVRKYYATRK
- a CDS encoding metallophosphoesterase, with product MLTPKHLIKKEKNDYRLIAISDIHGHLDRFKELLRKVNYDPVEDYLVIIGDFVEKGDQVLETIHFIMNLSRFPKCYVLMGNCEWAMNALLTIPEIAGEIPKYLKRNSKNGIIRDIYNHEHFSDGHETPLGMQKIMAGKLKQELKFMSHLPTTLLFNDYLFVHAGVEPRDNYKECGLSSYLELQHFYELGHSLKYTVVVGHLPTSNYFPRSIHNDIIIDEEKKIICIDGGTGVKPISQLNALIIHSYKGEVTYQTECVQPFPVGVLNKDLYGNGEVDHKIAFPDYEVKIMKKGKEFSQCYRVSDHVMISIKNEFLYERNHHLYCLDDYTDHWFIGEKGTEVKIAGVYGHYVYVICGAQVGWVNEEDIDY